A window of Candidatus Nitrospira allomarina genomic DNA:
CCAGGAATCCCTGGGAAAGCTTGAGGACGCAGCGGCAGGCTATCAGGATGGTCTTGCCAAGCTGGGAGATGCCATCTTACTAAAAAAAGGCCTCATTCGTGTACGAATGGTTCAAAAACAATACAGTGAAGCGCTAGCCTTGGTAGACGAAGAAATAGCTCGCTCTTCAGTAAAAACATCCTGGCACCTCAAACGGGCAGAAATCCTAGACCATATGGGTCGACCAGACGAAGCCAAACTCGCCAATGAACAGGCATTAGCTGAAGCCAATCGTGTACTGGGAAAACGCCAGACAGCCATGCAATTGCTTGCCCGTGCCCAAGTTTATCAAGCTATGGGTCGAATTGAAGAGGCCAAAAATGACCTCCGTGTGGCTATTCAAAAGACTCCGCATTTTGCCGAGGCCGATGACTTCTTAAAAACATTAGAGAGCCGATAGACTCTCGACAACAACTCCCACACCAAACATTTAAAACTTGGAATATTTTAAAAAATCAGAGTGGTTTAGAGTGGCACTTGGCTGTGCGCTATTTGTGCTGGTGGCCTCTGTGGTGCCAGCCGCCGCAGCTATTGTGCGGCAACCTTACCTGCAGCTTGTCACCCCCTCCTCCATTACGATTGTCTGGCGTACTGATCTAAATTCAGCGGACAATAGCCAAGTAAAATACGGCACGGTGTCCGGCTCCCTGACTCAAACGGCCACCGGCACAGCGGTCACCCGATCCGGGCTCAACGTCAAAGATCACATTGTCACCATTACGGGCCTGACAGCTGCCACGAAATATTTCTATAACGTCGGCACCGGGACTGACGGGATACAAGGGGGTGGCACGACCAATCACTTTTTTGTCACGGCGCCCCCCGTCGGGTCGGCTACGCCTATTCGGGCATGGGTGCTGGGCGACTCCGGCAACGCCAGTGTCAACCAACGGAATGTGCGGGATGCGATGCTGACCGAAACCGCACTGAATCCCCCTGCTCCCAACCTAATCCTGCACATGGGAGACATCGCGTATGAAAGCGGGACCGACGCTGAATTCACCAGCAGACATTTTGCGATCTATCAAGATATTCTCCGCCAGACGCCCCTCTGGCCGACCCTGGGCAACCACGAGGCCCTGTCGGTCACAACTTCCCTGGGCATTGGCCCCTACTACGAAGCCCATGTCCTACCGACCAGCGGCCAAGCGGGGGGGGTGGCCTCCGGCACCGAGGCCTACTATGCCTTTGATTACGCCAATGTGCATTTTATTGTGCTGGATTCCATGGACAGTAGCCGGACGCCGGGCTCGCCGATGGTGACCTGGTTACAAAATGATCTGGCTTCGACCGGGCAGGAGTGGGTGATCGCTTTCTGGCATCATCCACCCTATTCGAAAGGCCACGACTCGGACAATGCTGCCGACTCCGGGGGACGTCTGATCGACATGCGGGAGAAGATTCTCCCCATTCTAGAGGCTGGCGGAGTCGATTTGGTCCTTGCGGGACATTCGCATGCTTATGAACGATCCTATTTAATTGACGGTGCCTATGGCTATGGCACGGCCCCCAACTTTGCCACACCATCGTTCAATACGCTTCTCGCCGATGGCCATATTCTGGATGCCGGAAATGGAAATCCCTCTGGCACAGGAGCATATCAAAAAAGTGCCGGGGGTGTTTCGCACGATGGGACGGTGTATGTGGTCGCAGGTCATGGGGGTAAAAGCATTGAAGCCACTGGATCCCATCCGGTCATGACAGTGGTTGACCTGGCTTATGGGTCGGTACTCTTGGACATTACGGGCAGCAGCCTCACGTTTCGGAATTTGCGGGCAGGCGGCGCCATCACCGACACCGTGGCTATTCAGAAAAGTCTGCCGCCCCCCTCCTCTTTAACCATTTCGAACCTGACCGTGGCCAGCGGGCAATCCTATATTGTGCCCGCTTCCGGCCTCCAAGCCGGGGGCACCGTCTATATCGACCGCGCCTATACGTTTACCACGGTTCCTGCCAGCGTACAGGGTGCCACGTATATCCGAACCGCCAACAATGACAAAACAGCGACAACTCCGACTTTCCTCAGCTTTACGGTTAATCAACCCGTCTCCGTGTTGGTTGCCCATGACGTGCGTCTCACCCCTAAGCCGTCGTGGTTGAGCACCTTTACGGATACCGGGACAAATTTGGTGACCTCGGATACCTCTCTCCGCCTCTTTTCGCGGTCCTTCCCGGCCGGGACCATTACTCTGGGGGGCAATGCCAGCGGTGGGAGCGGCAGCATGTATGCGGTCATCATCCAACCTCAGGGGGGAGGAGGACCGGTTAACCAAGCCCCGAATGGGGTCATCAACACCCCTAGCGGGGCGCAGACCATCCAGGTGGGCCAGACGGTCACCTTTACTGGAACGGGCACTGATCCTGAACCGAACTTACCCCTTACTCATCGGTGGACCTTTGGAGCTGGCTCCGGGATTGCTGATCGCACGGTAGAAGACCCCGGCGCCATAACCTTTACAACCGCCGGGGTGTTTACGGTGACCTATACGGTGACGGATGCCCTGGGATTGACCGACCCCACCCCCGCGACGGTTCAAGTGACGGTCCAGACACAAGGAACAGGCTTTACCGCCTACAATGACCTCGCATGGGGAACCGGCCAGCTCGAAGCGAATATCACAAAAATCACCTCTCCGGTCGGAAACTCAGGCTTACCCAGCAGCGGCATACTTAAAGATTTCACCACCGGCCTCAATACCGGTGTGACCCTAGCCGTGACGGGCGGCGAATTTATTGGTAGTGGTCAAGCCACTCTGGGTGCAAACCCTACCATGGGAGACGCTTTCACCATCTTTAATGGAAAAGTCAGTACTCTTGGCGTTATCTCCTACGTCAATCAAATCACCAACTCGCTCCAGTTGAACTTTAGTGGGCTCAATCCCAGTAAGACCTACGATTTGTCCTTCTTTGCTCATCGAGATTTTTACGGTTGGGATCGGGCCTCTCTCGTAACTCTTTCGGGGCAGGACGCGTTTACCAACACAAGTTCAGTCGCAAGCGATAATCCCAGTGAGGTCGGCGGAGTGATCTTCTCCGGACCGTCAGATACTTCCACTCGTCTACCGGCGGACAATGACAAGGGATACGTGGCGCGATTTAGCAATATTGAGCCAGGCAGTGATGGAGAGGTCGTGCTTACGATTAGCTTTGATGGAAACAGCGCCAGCCAATACACGGGGAAGTATGGCAGTGCAATCCGGCTGATGGAGTCCAGCGACGGAGGAGGACCGGTTAACCAAGCCCCGAATGGGGTCATCAACACCCCTAGCGGGGCGCAGACCATCCAGGTGGGCCAGACGGTCACCTTTACTGGAACGGGCACTGATCCTGAACCGAACTTACCCCTTACTCATCGGTGGACCTTTGGAGCTGGCTCCGGGATTGCTGATCGCACGGTAGAAGACCCCGGCGCCATAACCTTTACAACCGCCGGGGTGTTTACGGTGACCTATACGGTGACGGATGCCCTGGGATTGACCGACCCCACCCCCGCGACGGTTCAAGTGACAGTGTCTGGCACACCGCCCCCCTCCTCTTTAACCATTTCGAACCTGACCGTGGCCAGCGGGCAATCCTATATTGTGCCCGCTTCCGGCCTCCAAGCCGGGGGCACCGTCTATATCGACCGCGCCTATACGTTTACCACGGTTCCTGCCAGCGTACAGGGTGCCACGTATATCCGAACCGCCAACAATGACAAAACAGCGACAACTCCGACTTTCCTCAGCTTTACGGTTAATCAACCCGTCTCCGTGTTGGTTGCCCATGACGTGCGTCTCACCCCTAAGCCGTCGTGGTTGAGCACCTTTACGGATACCGGGACAAATTTGGTGACCTCGGATACCTCTCTCCGCCTCTTTTCGCGGTCCTTCCCGGCCGGGACCATTACTCTGGGGGGCAATGCCAGCGGTGGGAGCGGCAGCATGTATGCGGTCATCATCCAACCTCAGGGGGGAGGAGGACCGGTTAACCAAGCCCCGAATGGGGTCATCAACACCCCTAGCGGGGCGCAGACCATCCAGGTGGGCCAGACGGTCACCTTTACTGGAACGGGCACTGATCCTGAACCGAACTTACCCCTTACTCATCGGTGGACCTTTGGAGCTGGCTCCGGGATTGCTGATCGCACGGTAGAAGACCCCGGCGCCATAACCTTTACAACCGCCGGGGTGTTTACGGTGACCTATACGGTGACGGATGCCCTGGGATTGACCGACCCCACCCCCGCGACGGTTCAAGTGACAGTGTCTGGCACACCGCCCCCCTCCTCTTTAACCATTTCGAACCTGACCGTGGCCAGCGGGCAATCCTATATTGTGCCCGCTTCCGGCCTCCAAGCCGGGGGCACCGTCTATATCGACCGCGCCTATACGTTTACCACGGTTCCTGCCAGCGTACAGGGTGCCACGTATATCCGAACCGCCAACAATGACAAAACAGCGACAACTCCGACTTTCCTCAGCTTTACGGTTAATCAACCCGTCTCCGTGTTGGTTGCCCATGACGTGCGTCTCACCCCTAAGCCGTCGTGGTTGAGCACCTTTACGGATACCGGGACAAATTTGGTGACCTCGGATACCTCTCTCCGCCTCTTTTCGCGGTCCTTCCCGGCCGGGACCATTACTCTGGGGGGCAATGCCAGCGGTGGGAGCGGCAGCATGTATGCCGTCATCGTTCAACAACAGAGCCCACCCCAATAAAACAGACTTATCCCAAGCACCACAACAATAATACCTAGGTTTGGGACTATCATCTGGTGCATTAGGGCTGGCTGATACCACTTCCGCAACCATTAAGGTGACAGCATATGGCCATCTCCTGGACGCCAGACACTCCGTCTATAGGAGTAACCAGGTGGTCACCATTTAATAAAAGAAATTTTTTTCGGGGTTTTTATTTTTTCTAATAGTCTAATGTTCTGCGGCGGGGAACAACTCGGGTATAGCCATTAACCATTGATTGATTAGAGCAAACCGTGAGAATTTAAGATAATTTTTTATAAAAAAACGAGAGTTGTTCAGACAACTTGAATATTTTTAAGACATGAATGGAACTCCACTCATTTTTTTAAGGGGAGCCACGGGAGAGAATTCTATCCTACCTCTGCCTATTGAATTTGCCAATCCAGAGACGTAGTAGCGGGATAGCCCGTTGATGTTATAGTCGCTCCATTCATTAACCATACCGCTACTGTGCCACTACCCGTATTATGCCAGACGAGGTCGGCCTTCCCATCGCCATTGAGATCGCCTATCTGTCGAATATCCCAATTTAACGAGACACTACCTGGAAAGCCGGTCGAGGTGATTGTCGCACCATTCATGAACCACACTGCCACCGCACCTGAGCTCGCATGGCGCCATACAATGTCATCTGTGCCATTCGCATTGAGATCTCCCACGCCCGCAATCTGCCAAGCTAAGGATCCGCCGGATGGGAAACCCGTTGACGAAATAGTGGCCCCATTCATCAGCCACACTGCCACAGCCCCTGTGCTGTTTTTACGCCAAACGAGGTCGGCCTTCCCATCGCCATTGAGATCTCCTACATGCTTAATTACCCAATCCAACGGTACACTCCCTGGAAAACCGGTCGAAGTGATGGTTGTCCCATTCATGATCCACACTGCCACTGCACCACTGCTCGTATTTCTCCAGACAAGATCCGCCTTCCCATCGCCATTGAGATCCCCCACGCCCGCGATTTGCCATGCTAAAGGCGCCCCAGATGGGAAA
This region includes:
- a CDS encoding PKD domain-containing protein yields the protein MALGCALFVLVASVVPAAAAIVRQPYLQLVTPSSITIVWRTDLNSADNSQVKYGTVSGSLTQTATGTAVTRSGLNVKDHIVTITGLTAATKYFYNVGTGTDGIQGGGTTNHFFVTAPPVGSATPIRAWVLGDSGNASVNQRNVRDAMLTETALNPPAPNLILHMGDIAYESGTDAEFTSRHFAIYQDILRQTPLWPTLGNHEALSVTTSLGIGPYYEAHVLPTSGQAGGVASGTEAYYAFDYANVHFIVLDSMDSSRTPGSPMVTWLQNDLASTGQEWVIAFWHHPPYSKGHDSDNAADSGGRLIDMREKILPILEAGGVDLVLAGHSHAYERSYLIDGAYGYGTAPNFATPSFNTLLADGHILDAGNGNPSGTGAYQKSAGGVSHDGTVYVVAGHGGKSIEATGSHPVMTVVDLAYGSVLLDITGSSLTFRNLRAGGAITDTVAIQKSLPPPSSLTISNLTVASGQSYIVPASGLQAGGTVYIDRAYTFTTVPASVQGATYIRTANNDKTATTPTFLSFTVNQPVSVLVAHDVRLTPKPSWLSTFTDTGTNLVTSDTSLRLFSRSFPAGTITLGGNASGGSGSMYAVIIQPQGGGGPVNQAPNGVINTPSGAQTIQVGQTVTFTGTGTDPEPNLPLTHRWTFGAGSGIADRTVEDPGAITFTTAGVFTVTYTVTDALGLTDPTPATVQVTVQTQGTGFTAYNDLAWGTGQLEANITKITSPVGNSGLPSSGILKDFTTGLNTGVTLAVTGGEFIGSGQATLGANPTMGDAFTIFNGKVSTLGVISYVNQITNSLQLNFSGLNPSKTYDLSFFAHRDFYGWDRASLVTLSGQDAFTNTSSVASDNPSEVGGVIFSGPSDTSTRLPADNDKGYVARFSNIEPGSDGEVVLTISFDGNSASQYTGKYGSAIRLMESSDGGGPVNQAPNGVINTPSGAQTIQVGQTVTFTGTGTDPEPNLPLTHRWTFGAGSGIADRTVEDPGAITFTTAGVFTVTYTVTDALGLTDPTPATVQVTVSGTPPPSSLTISNLTVASGQSYIVPASGLQAGGTVYIDRAYTFTTVPASVQGATYIRTANNDKTATTPTFLSFTVNQPVSVLVAHDVRLTPKPSWLSTFTDTGTNLVTSDTSLRLFSRSFPAGTITLGGNASGGSGSMYAVIIQPQGGGGPVNQAPNGVINTPSGAQTIQVGQTVTFTGTGTDPEPNLPLTHRWTFGAGSGIADRTVEDPGAITFTTAGVFTVTYTVTDALGLTDPTPATVQVTVSGTPPPSSLTISNLTVASGQSYIVPASGLQAGGTVYIDRAYTFTTVPASVQGATYIRTANNDKTATTPTFLSFTVNQPVSVLVAHDVRLTPKPSWLSTFTDTGTNLVTSDTSLRLFSRSFPAGTITLGGNASGGSGSMYAVIVQQQSPPQ